The Deltaproteobacteria bacterium genome includes the window AGCCACATGCTCAACTACAAAGCCGCGTTCACGTAGCTCGACTACGGCAGTACGAGGCAAGCCCATATCAAGCACGAGTTTAATCATGCTACCAGGCTATCAAGTGGCACAAACTTATCTTCAGATAGACTTAACGCAGCAAATGACAACGCCTGCCTAATATCTTCAGGCTCAAGCTCAGGGTAATCTTTTTTAATTTCGTCCCAGCTTGGATTATCGGCCAAAATTTCAAGCACACGTTGCACACTAATGCGCATGCCGCGAATGCACGGTTTGCCGCCGAGAACATTTGGCGTTGAAGTAATGCGGTCAAAATTCTGAAACGTCATAAGATTAGAATACAATCTAAATCTGCAAACATAAAGTCTATACCTGGGTTTATTTGCACTAAGGTCGAATTATTTGCCTTTACCCCTAGCCGCCACAAACGCATCTAAATCCGCAGGCTGAACCCTAATAGACCCAATAATTCGTACATGAGGCAAAGCACCAGAATAGCACAATTTGTAAACCGTTTTTGTGCTAATTCCAAGTCGCTGCGCCACATTTTTAACTGTAAGCAGTGCCTCTGGCACTAGCTCAAGTTGTTGCTCAGGCCGCACAACCGGCGCACAAAACTGTGTCATATCTAGTGTAATTGAAGCTAACGTGTGTAAATTATCATCATCAGTAAATCTAGCATTATCAACAGGATACGAGCCAGTACTAACAGGTGTTAAGCCATCAACAACGCCTGTTATTGCTTATAGTAATAATTTCGATAGAGTCATCTTGTGTATAAATTACCCGATATGAGCGGCTTAATTTAATAGAACGTTGACCTTGTCTATCACCTTTAATGGTTGAGTTAGGTATGGGCAATTCGGTATTTTCCGAATACCTCCCTTACACTTTATTTAAGGTTCTTCTTGAGGGCGTACAGGTTTTAGTGGCCGGTTGCCCGGCGTGTACTTAAGTACACTAACCTTCTCCATCGTTACCAGCCCCTCGGACACCATCTCGCCAAGGATCTCCGTCATGTGCTCGATCTTTTCGACCGAGTCAACGATCTCAATCACGACGGGCAAATCCTCTGACAGCCGCAAAAGGTGTGTCGTATGAAGGACGCTCCGAGCACCAAAACCCGCAACTCCATGAAAGACTGTCGCACCAGCAAAGCCCTCCTTGCGCAGCCGCTCAAGTAAAGCAACGTAAAGCAGTTGATGATGCCATTTGTCTGATTCACCGATGAAAATTCTCACTAAATACTGTTCGCCATTCAGTATACGCATGGGCGATTCCTCTCGATTTTCAAATTAGGCTCCAAGCCACCATCTAGCGCCCGCCCACCCTAACAGACACGCCATAAGGCATGCGATGACTGTAATAAATACATTCGCGATTGCGAGACCCCAGGCACCTTCTTGGATATAACGCATCGTTTCGTAGCTGAATGTCGAGTACGTTGTGAACCCACCCATCATACCGGTAGTCAGTGCTAAACGAAGAGTGGGTGATATCATCACTGTTTCGAGCCCAATGAACATCAAGGCAGCGAGAAAAAATGAGCCTAAGAAGTTAACCGCCAGTGTGCCGTAAGGGAATGCAGAACCCAACGCTCTAATCACCCATTTCGACACGAGATAGCGAGTACCGCCACCAACTGCACTTGCGAAACATATCCAAAGAA containing:
- a CDS encoding DUF433 domain-containing protein; its protein translation is MTFQNFDRITSTPNVLGGKPCIRGMRISVQRVLEILADNPSWDEIKKDYPELEPEDIRQALSFAALSLSEDKFVPLDSLVA
- a CDS encoding helix-turn-helix domain-containing protein — protein: MTQFCAPVVRPEQQLELVPEALLTVKNVAQRLGISTKTVYKLCYSGALPHVRIIGSIRVQPADLDAFVAARGKGK
- a CDS encoding DUF190 domain-containing protein: MRILNGEQYLVRIFIGESDKWHHQLLYVALLERLRKEGFAGATVFHGVAGFGARSVLHTTHLLRLSEDLPVVIEIVDSVEKIEHMTEILGEMVSEGLVTMEKVSVLKYTPGNRPLKPVRPQEEP
- the crcB gene encoding fluoride efflux transporter CrcB, which encodes MERFLWICFASAVGGGTRYLVSKWVIRALGSAFPYGTLAVNFLGSFFLAALMFIGLETVMISPTLRLALTTGMMGGFTTYSTFSYETMRYIQEGAWGLAIANVFITVIACLMACLLGWAGARWWLGA